A genomic region of Bernardetia sp. ABR2-2B contains the following coding sequences:
- a CDS encoding NAD-dependent epimerase/dehydratase family protein, with translation MTTISSTNTNIKTIKQKKMIENFDWVILGGGAVVQEFYIPAFQILKLDKNISIIEPSNKEQEKLNNLGIKVIQQDFESFLNNYTPNKDRPTLVIIALPNFLHFEAMQMCIEKGIDVLCEKPLTLDKESSLELFEQARQKNVVIAAAMVRRKLASLKSLQFIIDNNIIGKVKEIKVADGGNFAWVADSYDFYNGKNGGVLADMGIHYLDMLYSLFGDLEPIEYQEDWKGRTEANCTYSLKTKENIPVNLKFSRTHTLKNRLEVIGENGTAWIEKDDFEKAFFQNKKDLAIRTLRNEEPFSASDLLTHTFEAAFVEQIYDFAQTILTKKEGKKEVNYVDANQASKTVALVEWAYNKRNTSTPFLKKEASKYLVTGGTGFIGTALINRLAEEGNQITAPVRHYRNCASISRWENVEMPRLNLLDYEAVKEATKGKEYIFHLAVAADGNNAYEVNVNGTKNLVKAATENGVKGIVITSTMNVYGFPTSPATDGVVDESWNNKKVVPAGQNYGATKAVMQKWALNWAKKHPELHLSIVNPTCVYGVDGKTYTTLPYTLRNTNCFSWINNGQGIANYVYIDNLIEAMLLALHTPKAHGENYIINDGHTTWKEFLMPLLLDKAQNIPSLTKNELEKGSFNKSENLIVTAKSLLGSYEMMEIINRNPSLKSLKKVALSLTPNVKQKVYQHRESTANFDTIMKPSEAPFNPPNWLNNLFADTKTKFSSQKAKEQLNWKPKIDFQEGMQLTTEWLKEKVFLDVE, from the coding sequence ATGACTACAATTTCTTCTACCAATACAAACATAAAAACAATAAAACAGAAAAAAATGATCGAAAATTTTGATTGGGTTATACTAGGAGGTGGAGCTGTTGTTCAAGAGTTTTATATTCCAGCGTTTCAAATTCTAAAGTTAGATAAAAATATATCTATTATAGAGCCTTCTAACAAAGAGCAAGAAAAACTGAATAATTTAGGAATAAAAGTAATTCAACAAGACTTTGAAAGCTTTTTGAATAATTATACCCCAAATAAAGATAGACCAACTTTAGTAATTATTGCACTACCTAATTTTCTGCATTTTGAGGCAATGCAAATGTGTATTGAGAAAGGAATTGATGTTTTGTGTGAAAAACCTCTTACTTTAGATAAAGAAAGCTCCTTAGAATTATTCGAACAAGCAAGGCAAAAAAATGTAGTTATAGCTGCTGCAATGGTTAGAAGAAAATTAGCAAGTCTGAAATCATTACAATTTATTATTGATAATAATATAATAGGTAAGGTAAAAGAGATAAAAGTGGCTGATGGAGGAAATTTTGCTTGGGTAGCTGATAGTTATGATTTTTATAATGGAAAAAACGGAGGTGTTTTGGCTGATATGGGTATCCACTATTTGGATATGTTATATAGTTTGTTTGGAGATTTAGAGCCTATTGAGTATCAAGAAGATTGGAAAGGAAGAACAGAAGCAAATTGTACGTATTCGCTCAAAACAAAAGAAAATATTCCTGTTAATTTAAAGTTTTCTCGTACGCATACATTAAAAAACAGACTTGAGGTAATTGGAGAGAATGGAACAGCATGGATAGAAAAAGATGACTTTGAAAAGGCGTTTTTCCAAAACAAAAAAGATTTAGCTATTCGTACGCTACGAAATGAAGAACCTTTTTCAGCTTCTGATTTGCTTACTCATACGTTTGAAGCTGCTTTTGTAGAACAGATTTATGATTTTGCTCAAACAATACTGACTAAAAAAGAAGGAAAAAAAGAAGTGAATTATGTAGATGCCAATCAAGCATCAAAAACAGTAGCTTTAGTAGAATGGGCATACAACAAACGAAATACATCCACTCCTTTTCTTAAAAAAGAGGCTAGTAAATACCTAGTTACAGGTGGAACAGGATTTATAGGAACAGCTTTGATAAATCGTTTGGCAGAAGAAGGAAATCAAATAACTGCACCTGTTAGGCATTATCGAAATTGTGCTTCTATTTCAAGGTGGGAAAATGTAGAAATGCCTCGTCTAAACTTATTAGATTATGAAGCTGTAAAAGAAGCTACAAAAGGGAAAGAGTATATTTTTCATTTGGCAGTAGCAGCTGATGGAAACAATGCCTATGAAGTAAATGTAAATGGAACAAAAAACTTAGTAAAAGCAGCTACCGAAAATGGCGTAAAAGGGATAGTCATCACAAGCACAATGAATGTATATGGCTTCCCCACATCACCAGCCACGGATGGAGTTGTCGATGAATCTTGGAATAATAAAAAAGTAGTTCCTGCTGGACAAAATTATGGAGCGACTAAGGCTGTTATGCAAAAATGGGCGTTAAACTGGGCAAAAAAACACCCAGAACTTCATCTTTCTATCGTAAACCCAACGTGCGTATATGGAGTAGATGGCAAAACTTATACAACACTTCCTTATACTTTGAGGAATACAAATTGTTTTTCTTGGATAAATAACGGACAAGGAATTGCAAATTACGTCTATATAGATAATCTTATTGAAGCGATGTTACTTGCTTTGCATACACCAAAAGCACATGGAGAAAATTATATTATTAATGATGGACATACAACTTGGAAAGAATTTTTGATGCCTCTTTTATTAGATAAAGCACAAAATATTCCTTCTCTGACCAAAAATGAATTAGAAAAGGGAAGTTTTAATAAATCGGAAAATCTTATCGTTACAGCCAAAAGCTTATTAGGAAGTTATGAAATGATGGAAATCATAAACCGTAATCCTTCTCTAAAGTCTCTCAAAAAAGTAGCTTTATCACTTACGCCAAATGTAAAACAAAAAGTCTATCAGCATAGAGAAAGTACAGCAAATTTTGATACTATAATGAAACCAAGTGAAGCTCCATTTAATCCACCTAACTGGCTTAATAATCTGTTTGCTGATACAAAAACGAAGTTTTCTTCCCAAAAGGCAAAAGAACAACTAAACTGGAAACCAAAAATTGATTTTCAAGAAGGAATGCAACTCACGACAGAGTGGCTCAAAGAAAAAGTTTTTTTAGATGTAGAATAA
- a CDS encoding glycosyltransferase: MKLISVIIPAYNCESFIKETLESVFNQSIGIENVEVIVVNDGSTDSTLTILKEYEQQNQIILIDTPNRGVSAARETGRKLAKGEYIQYLDSDDLLTSQKIEIQYKALEENKADVAYGDWQKFSEKISDQNKEKKYLEKVERQIEGDEEIALFTDFWCPPAAILYSKSIVDKIGVWNTDLPIIQDARYFLDAAIQKGKFVYTKGIMAKYRVSEGTSLSQRHGEVKFVSDVFTNAKQIHELWKSDLKTRKDKAHALIECYRYCIQVFGLNNEKQLFKEAIAKIYEIEPHFIPQKSKGMKYLSSLIGYTKAERLANSYRKIRKK, from the coding sequence ATGAAACTCATTTCTGTTATTATTCCTGCTTACAATTGCGAATCTTTTATTAAAGAGACCTTAGAAAGTGTATTTAATCAAAGTATTGGAATTGAAAATGTAGAAGTTATTGTAGTTAATGATGGTTCAACAGATTCTACTTTAACTATTCTGAAAGAGTATGAACAACAGAATCAAATTATTTTAATAGATACGCCCAATAGAGGTGTAAGTGCAGCTAGAGAAACAGGTAGAAAACTAGCAAAAGGAGAATATATTCAATATTTGGATAGTGATGATTTGCTTACTTCTCAGAAAATAGAAATTCAATACAAAGCCTTAGAAGAAAACAAAGCTGATGTAGCCTACGGAGATTGGCAGAAGTTTTCTGAAAAAATAAGTGATCAAAATAAAGAAAAGAAGTATTTAGAAAAAGTAGAAAGACAAATTGAAGGAGATGAAGAAATTGCTCTTTTTACAGACTTTTGGTGTCCTCCTGCTGCTATTTTATATTCTAAATCTATTGTAGATAAAATTGGAGTTTGGAATACGGACTTACCAATTATTCAAGACGCTCGTTATTTTTTAGATGCAGCTATTCAAAAAGGAAAGTTTGTTTATACTAAAGGAATAATGGCAAAATATAGAGTTTCGGAAGGAACTTCTTTATCACAACGTCATGGTGAAGTGAAGTTTGTAAGTGATGTTTTTACAAATGCAAAACAAATTCATGAATTATGGAAGAGTGATTTAAAAACTAGAAAAGACAAAGCACATGCTTTAATAGAGTGTTATCGTTATTGCATTCAAGTTTTTGGATTAAATAATGAAAAGCAACTTTTTAAAGAAGCAATTGCTAAAATTTACGAAATAGAACCTCATTTTATTCCTCAAAAATCAAAAGGAATGAAATATTTGAGTTCTCTGATAGGGTACACAAAGGCTGAACGGTTAGCTAATTCGTATAGAAAAATAAGAAAAAAATAA
- a CDS encoding glycosyltransferase yields MKIAITTDAEVAVPPLLYGGIERIIDMLIAQYTKKGHEIILFGNEDSVTSAKLIPYPSKSSIGIKNILKNTITVSKLLINKELKDVDVVHSFGRLAYLTPILPTSIPILMSYQREPTISQIKKAIQLSKKNTLHFSGCSEYIASQIRPYAPSYAVFNGVPIEIYDYQEKVEEDAPLVFLGRVEHIKGTHVAIEVAKKTGRKLVIAGNIPKDDEQTGYFNSQIKPHLDDTQIMYVGAVNDMQKNEILGKASAFLMPILWNEPFGIVMAEAMACGTPVIGFGRGSVPEVVQHGINGYICQTIQQMIEAVEKIEAISRLEVRKDTESRFSASVIANNYLEIYNKIVV; encoded by the coding sequence ATGAAAATAGCCATTACAACAGATGCTGAAGTTGCAGTCCCACCTCTTTTATATGGAGGAATTGAGCGTATTATAGATATGCTTATTGCTCAATATACTAAAAAAGGACATGAGATAATCTTATTTGGAAATGAAGATTCAGTTACCTCTGCAAAACTAATTCCTTACCCTAGTAAAAGTAGTATAGGTATCAAAAATATACTCAAAAACACTATTACAGTTAGTAAATTGTTGATAAATAAGGAATTAAAAGATGTTGATGTAGTACATAGTTTTGGACGTTTGGCTTATTTAACTCCTATTTTGCCTACTTCTATTCCAATTTTGATGAGCTACCAACGTGAACCAACTATTTCACAAATCAAGAAAGCCATACAATTATCCAAAAAAAATACATTGCATTTTTCTGGATGTAGTGAATATATTGCCTCACAGATTCGTCCTTATGCGCCTAGTTATGCTGTTTTTAATGGTGTTCCAATAGAAATTTATGATTATCAAGAAAAAGTAGAAGAGGATGCGCCCTTGGTTTTTTTGGGTAGAGTAGAACACATAAAAGGAACTCATGTTGCCATTGAAGTAGCAAAGAAAACAGGTAGAAAATTAGTCATTGCTGGAAATATACCAAAAGATGATGAGCAAACAGGGTATTTCAACTCTCAAATAAAACCTCATTTAGATGATACTCAAATTATGTATGTAGGAGCTGTAAACGATATGCAAAAAAATGAAATTTTAGGAAAAGCATCTGCTTTTTTGATGCCTATTCTATGGAATGAGCCTTTTGGTATTGTGATGGCAGAAGCAATGGCATGTGGAACTCCTGTTATTGGTTTTGGTAGAGGTTCTGTTCCAGAGGTTGTCCAGCACGGAATAAATGGTTACATTTGCCAAACTATTCAGCAAATGATAGAAGCTGTGGAAAAAATAGAGGCTATTTCTCGTTTAGAAGTAAGAAAAGATACAGAAAGTAGATTTAGTGCTTCCGTTATCGCAAATAATTATTTAGAAATTTATAATAAAATTGTAGTATAG
- a CDS encoding methyltransferase domain-containing protein, whose protein sequence is MSLTFKQRIGKILIPKLPLSKENFNIFRHELNAFFLRLNTSLNPLKRANVTKYTKQDNISLNVGAGPFGKKGWINVDMFKLDNVTFTYDCRRKMPFRDNSVKRIRCEHVFEHLTMQDEVPDFLRECRRVLKEDAVLRIVVPDITKFIKAYYEKDMVLWKEMGFEVGNEEAPTAAYLLNHVFRQDGEHKFAYDFETLKHVVKKAGFSKVIHQKWKVSIDDKLKDDLENHRPYSLYVDCIK, encoded by the coding sequence ATGAGCCTAACATTCAAACAGCGAATAGGAAAAATTTTAATTCCTAAACTTCCTTTATCTAAAGAAAATTTTAATATTTTTAGACATGAGTTGAATGCCTTTTTTTTGAGACTTAATACAAGTTTGAATCCTCTTAAAAGAGCTAACGTAACAAAATACACTAAGCAAGACAATATATCTTTGAATGTAGGAGCAGGTCCTTTTGGTAAAAAAGGATGGATCAACGTCGATATGTTCAAATTAGATAACGTTACATTTACGTATGATTGTCGTCGTAAAATGCCTTTTAGAGATAACTCTGTTAAGCGTATTCGTTGTGAACACGTTTTTGAACATCTAACTATGCAAGACGAAGTGCCTGATTTTTTGAGAGAATGTAGAAGAGTGTTGAAAGAAGATGCAGTATTAAGAATTGTAGTACCTGACATCACAAAGTTTATAAAAGCATATTACGAAAAAGATATGGTTTTATGGAAAGAAATGGGTTTTGAAGTAGGCAATGAAGAAGCTCCAACAGCAGCTTATTTATTAAACCATGTCTTCAGACAAGACGGAGAACATAAGTTTGCTTACGACTTCGAAACCTTAAAACATGTAGTCAAAAAAGCAGGGTTTAGTAAAGTAATTCATCAAAAATGGAAGGTGTCGATAGACGATAAGCTAAAAGATGATTTGGAAAACCATCGTCCTTATTCTTTATATGTTGATTGTATTAAATAA
- a CDS encoding glycosyltransferase, which produces MKIALGVGYYYPDSIGGTEKYVHDLAIYLVSQNIEVIVIAPSSKGNYSYQNEDVKGKEHKVHRFGVPEELTHEEVTDKVICRGWQNFEELLNKLKPDIFHLHTLSTPLNYRHLKIAKEKGIKTLFTAHIPGVICPKGDFIQYPNKVCNGKLQNTTCGYCQAQQRHKNKIVAEVTGILAKSTLISNLLKSKVPQFSIVSQKKNTLVELEKNTNYIIAVCQWLYDAFLINNVSSSHLKICRQGVSTTYLENINAQEATKTEKPQENIKIGFIGRLEPMKGLHVLLDGYEKALTENPNLELELDIVGVKQDYYLEYYNSLQKKIQSLPNIKYQENLPAEKVNSFMEKLDYLCIPSTCLETGPIVAYEAFANQIPIIAANIGGVVELVEDNKTGFLYQFDDTESLKKTLVKVAHQKDLAHKLKRNIKTPRTTKEVGREMIKIYLSL; this is translated from the coding sequence ATGAAAATTGCATTAGGAGTAGGCTATTATTATCCCGATTCTATTGGAGGAACAGAAAAGTATGTCCACGATTTGGCTATCTATCTTGTTTCTCAAAATATAGAAGTTATTGTTATTGCGCCTAGTTCTAAAGGAAATTATTCCTATCAAAACGAAGATGTAAAAGGAAAAGAACATAAAGTACATCGATTTGGAGTTCCAGAAGAGCTAACTCATGAGGAAGTAACAGATAAAGTAATTTGTAGAGGGTGGCAAAATTTTGAAGAATTACTGAACAAGTTAAAACCTGATATTTTTCATTTACATACCCTCTCCACACCACTTAATTATCGTCATCTCAAAATAGCCAAAGAGAAAGGAATCAAAACACTTTTTACGGCACATATCCCTGGTGTTATTTGTCCAAAAGGAGATTTTATACAATACCCCAACAAAGTTTGTAATGGAAAACTACAAAACACTACCTGTGGTTATTGTCAGGCACAACAGAGACACAAAAACAAAATAGTGGCAGAAGTTACAGGAATACTTGCCAAATCAACTCTTATATCAAACCTTCTGAAAAGTAAAGTTCCTCAATTTAGTATTGTCAGTCAGAAAAAAAATACGCTTGTAGAATTAGAAAAAAATACAAATTATATTATTGCAGTTTGTCAGTGGCTCTATGATGCTTTTTTAATAAACAATGTTTCATCAAGTCACCTCAAAATTTGTAGGCAAGGAGTAAGTACGACCTATTTAGAAAATATAAATGCACAAGAGGCAACAAAAACAGAAAAGCCACAAGAGAATATAAAAATTGGATTTATTGGAAGACTAGAACCCATGAAAGGGTTGCATGTTTTGTTAGATGGATATGAAAAGGCATTGACAGAAAATCCAAATCTTGAACTTGAACTAGATATTGTAGGTGTAAAGCAGGATTATTATTTAGAATATTATAATAGTTTACAAAAAAAAATACAATCTTTACCAAATATAAAATATCAAGAAAATCTACCAGCAGAAAAGGTAAACTCTTTTATGGAAAAACTAGATTATTTATGTATCCCTTCGACGTGTTTAGAAACAGGACCTATTGTAGCTTATGAGGCATTTGCAAATCAAATTCCGATTATTGCTGCAAACATAGGAGGAGTAGTAGAACTTGTTGAAGACAATAAAACAGGTTTTTTATATCAATTTGATGATACAGAATCATTAAAAAAGACATTAGTAAAAGTAGCTCATCAAAAAGATTTAGCTCATAAACTCAAAAGAAATATAAAAACTCCCAGAACCACGAAAGAGGTAGGTAGAGAAATGATAAAAATATATTTATCTTTGTAA
- a CDS encoding glycosyltransferase family 2 protein, protein MKLPLISIIIPCYNGEEFVENAIHSCLQETYKNVEVILIDDGSKDNSKKIIENLSKQFSQIKPIFQENKGVCTARNAGLEIAKGDFFIFLDADDTLLPNSILHLVEKQNEKNTDIVVGLTTLNTKGEIMKNDFSFFEYLDNPMASLIKRWWPISAVMVRKNTIKWDEKMKVWEVVDYFFRVLLDCDFSCTFTDYYVSQINDYENEDRVTTVYNHYEPINSAKFFARLYQKLKQNNKLDYQKTEALNYQLLNFVYQAVQNNLTIEKYLYQSIERKQLKTAPNFKKAGLTGWCYFFGVEKGMKLFFQANKVKSLLTK, encoded by the coding sequence ATGAAACTGCCTTTGATTTCAATCATTATTCCTTGTTATAATGGAGAAGAGTTTGTAGAAAATGCTATACATTCTTGTTTGCAAGAGACTTATAAAAATGTTGAAGTAATTCTGATTGATGATGGTTCGAAAGATAATTCTAAAAAAATTATTGAAAACCTATCAAAACAGTTTTCTCAAATCAAACCTATTTTTCAAGAAAACAAAGGTGTTTGCACTGCCCGAAATGCAGGATTAGAAATAGCAAAAGGAGATTTTTTTATCTTTTTAGATGCTGATGATACTCTTCTTCCTAATTCAATTCTTCATCTTGTAGAAAAGCAAAACGAAAAAAATACAGACATAGTGGTTGGGCTGACTACCCTAAACACAAAAGGAGAAATAATGAAAAATGACTTTTCTTTTTTTGAGTATTTAGACAACCCAATGGCAAGTCTCATAAAAAGGTGGTGGCCTATTTCTGCTGTAATGGTCAGAAAAAATACTATAAAATGGGATGAAAAAATGAAAGTATGGGAAGTAGTAGATTATTTCTTCAGAGTTTTATTAGACTGCGATTTTTCATGTACTTTTACAGACTATTATGTCAGCCAGATAAATGACTACGAAAATGAGGATAGAGTAACAACAGTTTATAATCATTATGAGCCAATTAATTCTGCTAAATTTTTTGCTCGTCTTTATCAAAAACTGAAACAAAATAATAAACTTGATTATCAAAAAACAGAAGCTCTCAATTATCAACTTCTAAATTTTGTATATCAAGCAGTTCAAAATAACTTGACTATCGAAAAATATCTCTATCAAAGTATAGAAAGAAAACAGCTCAAAACAGCGCCTAACTTTAAAAAAGCTGGGCTAACAGGTTGGTGTTATTTTTTTGGTGTAGAAAAAGGAATGAAATTGTTTTTTCAAGCCAATAAAGTAAAATCTTTACTCACAAAATAA
- a CDS encoding FkbM family methyltransferase translates to MISKLKTLFSYDYNRKKPIEALIRLLKWKQAKNQNQKLKYTFWGNRSIYCYPDSTSSMWLIYSYFYDKKEFVFLSKYLKNTDTVFDIGANIGIYSLWMSKFVEDGKIIAFEPDPKNHQRCKEQLLVNNLQHIVLEDIALADQNGILEFSIGKDMENHLLLNIKESKALNSIEVKSQKMDDYCQEENISSLDFVKIDVEGAEKFVFEGANKLLTSQKIKCILLEVNQQQEKFDTGKKDVAAILREAGYSFYDYNYHKNKLIPLTNLPQDTHINILAIADIDYVRNRINT, encoded by the coding sequence ATGATTAGTAAACTGAAGACATTATTTTCATATGACTACAACAGAAAAAAACCTATAGAAGCATTAATTAGACTTCTTAAGTGGAAGCAAGCCAAAAATCAAAATCAAAAACTAAAATATACTTTTTGGGGAAATAGAAGCATCTATTGTTATCCCGACTCCACTAGCTCAATGTGGTTGATATATTCTTATTTTTACGACAAAAAAGAGTTTGTTTTTTTATCCAAATACCTCAAAAATACAGATACAGTATTTGATATAGGGGCTAATATAGGTATCTATTCTTTATGGATGTCCAAATTTGTAGAGGATGGTAAAATTATAGCTTTCGAACCAGATCCTAAAAACCACCAACGTTGTAAAGAGCAGTTACTTGTTAATAATCTTCAGCACATAGTATTGGAAGATATCGCATTAGCAGACCAAAATGGTATCTTAGAGTTTTCTATCGGAAAAGATATGGAAAACCATTTACTTCTCAATATAAAAGAGTCTAAGGCATTAAATTCTATTGAGGTTAAATCTCAAAAAATGGATGATTATTGCCAAGAAGAGAATATTTCTTCACTTGATTTTGTCAAAATTGACGTTGAAGGAGCTGAAAAGTTTGTCTTTGAAGGAGCAAACAAACTACTAACTAGTCAAAAAATTAAATGTATATTACTTGAAGTAAATCAACAACAAGAAAAGTTTGATACAGGGAAAAAAGATGTAGCAGCTATTTTAAGAGAAGCAGGATATTCTTTTTATGATTATAATTACCACAAAAATAAGCTTATTCCTCTAACAAACTTACCCCAAGATACACATATAAATATTTTGGCGATTGCAGATATAGACTACGTCAGAAATCGAATCAATACCTAA